One Hylaeus volcanicus isolate JK05 chromosome 8, UHH_iyHylVolc1.0_haploid, whole genome shotgun sequence genomic window, TTACTTTACCCAAGACTGATTACTTTTAGTCCTTGTGGTACATTGCATTTATGTAATTCTACTTTCACACTATATTTCACTTACGTAGACTGCTTTAGAACAAATTAATCATGTAAGTTGAGGacttattatatacatataataaaattattggatttatctttaattttatttgtataggGTTTTTTTGGCAAAGGTTCATTATCACGTGGTTTTCCTTCATTTGGGAAAGCACGATATGGAGCACCTCCTGTTATAAGAGAAAGACAGTGGATTCGTAGACAGGAATggttaaaacaatttaacgaGCTTAGTATGGAATCTAACAATAGTAAATGTACagattttgaagaaaataaagatgaaTTTTCTCATACTAGAGATcttcaggaaaatgaaaaattatcaaaaagtCCAGAAAAAGAGAATGCTccagaaataattgaaatagatacaaattttgtttcttctgaTAAATGTTCCAGAGAAGATCACCCCCCAATCATGAAAGGGATGGAAGTTAATGAAATAGATCTTGATTTAACAGTAGAGGATGATGCATGTATTATTGTGAATAAAGATTTCAACAAACAATCTCAAAATACTAAATGTAACAATAAAGAATCTGTGGTAAatgaagagaaagaagaatctTATTGCTTTgaggattttaattttaaggaagATAGCatatgttttattaacgatGACACAGATGTACAGAGCAAATTACTTGTTTTGCCAAACAGTGACTCagaaactgaaaattatttaaaagaaatacaacCTAAAATTGAACGTGGAAGTTTTCCAGTACAAGAAACTCTTCATCTCACATttgaagaaacattttttcttttgtatggCTTAGGTTGTTTAAATTTAGTAGGTTTCGATGGTAATTTATTAGACATTGATAGTGCCTGGCATTTGTTTTGCAAAGCTGATAAAAATTTTGTGCAAAAATATGTTGTATATCATTATTTTCGAAGCAAAGGATGGGTAGTTAAACCAGGACTTAAATATGGTGGAGATTTTTGTTAGTGTTACTTTTTCCTtctatttagtttattttatcaaacgaaaaattgattaatagtgacataaacaatttgttataGTGTTGTATAAACAAGGACCACCATTTTATCACGCATCATACATTGTCATAGTGGATGTTTTAGAAGCTGATTCATTAATGAGAGATCAGAATAAATCTATGCACAAATCAACATGGAATCAATTATTAGGACTAGATAGGTTATCAGAAACTGCTGCAAAggtaatatatgtaaattatttaactttgaacttcgttttatattataaattatctaaattttactttattttgaatttaggaaatattatttgctcAAGTTTTATGGCCATCATCAGTTTCTCAAACGTCTAGTATACTTAATGTCGATGTTTTGTCAGAATTTACTGTAAGAGAATTATTATGGAGAAGATGGAATCCCAAACATAATCGGGATGTAGAAGAGGAAGATGACGAttcatgttaattttttgtaacatatttattaaatttataaataaacgcaCAAAAAgtgtaattgaaaatgttagTTCTTTATTAAACCATATTCTTTATGGATTTCTTACTCTTATTgataaaaactaaatattttcaaaacttaGTAAATGTTCTTGCCTGCTGctttgaaatttacaaatttacaatACCGTCCTAATAGATTCTTATTAAACTGCTCTGTGTAAGTTTCCTTGTTTTATACCAGTCCTTCGATATGCGCTTCTTTCCTCTATATATTCTTGTGTACAtagttctttaaatttttcatctgTATACCATTTTGTTAAGCATGCTTTCAATGCAGAATTCTGATCCCTACACTTAATGACCATTAAGTAGCTAGAATCTGTACAACACTTCGCAAACTCTACAAATTtagatatagaaaaaaatattatacaatacattGAAACatgaatgtttttaaagtaCATCCACATTACCCTTAACTTCTTCTGAACATTTTTCCTCTTTAGCCTTTTGGCGCATTTTCTGTGGTATAAGTACTTCTGTCTCTACTTTTCTTAAACTTTTATCATTTGGATCACCTACAAAACacgtataatgtataatgttcAATAATGTTTCacatttgtttacattcaAATGATTTTCTGGTCGaacgatttaaattaatatatataaatctattatttcatttgaagaaataatcaaaataacaGGAACTATATTAAACTTTTAGagtattaatattcgaacttctcgcaatttttattttgtcactctataactttgtaatattaaagttactctaTATTCTTATCAAAGTAATCAGGATCCAACTACATAACCtctaaatatcaaattatgatatttttcattttatacgttGTTGATTTTAACTGAACTTTCTCagaactaatttaatttaaatttataaaatttacctAAATTATGTGATCCTCCTGAATATTTTGATGTAAGTACTGACCTTTTTACATTCTCActcattattttcatattttcactttcCGATACCATGattagaaattgtattatttggTATTATTCTATGAACGCGACATGCTGGCCGCTGGCGACACTCGACTAACACAATCTGAACTGATCTGAACTCACTATACATAGTCGATATTAGCGACTATAGCGACTCGTTATAGCTATACGTTGCTATACTATACACTGCGCTACGTTCATGAGTGTGCACATTTGAGAAGTGTCAATGCTTATGAAAAGAATGCTCATTTAATACTACGTATGATCAGTAAATTCTATATTCCAtcagttatttaatttaataggtGAGTAAATGAACagcataatttaaattatctaaaataacattattctCTTTTTGGAGCGTTGTTGATAAACTTAACCTTGTCGAAGATTGATAGACATTGAACACGGATatataattaagtaattagTATGTTTTCTGTTTCTGATCTAGAGTTAACTGTATATATAATGTTTTTAGAAACGTTTGAGAGATAAGAGATCAAAGATATGGATCGACTTCTGAGATTAGGTGGAGGTATGCCAGGTCTGaatcaaggacctccaacttCAGATGCTCCGGTTGTTGACACTGCAGAGcaggtaaaatttaattgattatATATCTATGCATTTATCTATTTTGTTGACAATCACTATTACATagaaataagttttatttagaaCATGTAATCAAAGTTACAAATTATGAActtagtaattttaatattctgatACGTTGTAGTTCTCATTTTATCACCTCATAATTTTGTCTATGTTGATAGACAAAATAGTTAAGATATATATTGCATTAAAGTAATGAGTCcagttaacaaaaatataaagtttattttttttaatttataatgtttttcCCACCtttcattattgtttcaaGATATTCTTTGAgctattaatttgtttaatttgctggtttaatatatttcataatttttctatcAGAATATAAATGTCTAATATGTGGAGattggaatgaaaaattaaataattgtagacAATGGTAGTATATTCATTCtacttttacataaattttccctgtaaaattttgtattgattGTTATCTCATTCATAATATAGATTTAATGttacctttatttttaaatggtcTCCTCCAGAAACAATTATACATAAGttctaaaaacaaaacactAGTACTAAGTAGGAgcctaaataaaaattagggCACAGAGATTCGAACCCATTGATCCttggatccacagtcgaccgctttacctataTCgcttacaattacaaaatagaaaagtagataaaagatataaatacaaaagccataaaaagaaaagtcttCCTCTAGATACTGTAGccaataaatgaataataaacaataaatcaaTGACATActattatcattaatattacCAGGTATACATATCGTCATTAGCACTTTTGAAAATGCTGAAACACGGACGTGCTGGTGTACCCATGGAAGTAATGGGTCTGATGCTTGGAGAATTTGTTGATGATTATACTGTTCGTGTTATCGATGTGTTTGCTATGCCGCAAACTGGAACGGTAGgattaacaattttctactATATTGTAATGCTGTCTCTTgtgttttgtattattttaaaataaccgTTAATATCacaattttgttgtattttaattattgttataattgtTTATCCTCTCAGGGAGTCAGCGTAGAGGCAGTTGATCCTGTATTCCAAGCAAAAATGTTAGATATGCTTAAACAGACAGGTCGGCCAGAAATGGTTGTTGGATGGTACCATTCTCATCCAGGATTTGGTTGCTGGCTTTCTGGTGTAGATATTAACACGCAACAGTCGTTCGAAGCTCTTAGCGAAAGAGCAGTCGCTGTTGTTATTGATCCCATACAATCTGTGAAAGGAAAAGTTGTTATAGATGCATTTAGACTAATTAATCCAAATATgatggtaaatatttataaaaatatgattgcCTCTGTTTAATACATATACGTGTAtgttatacataaaattacaGGTTTTAGGCCAAGAACCCCGTCAAACTACATCCAATTTAGGTCATCTGCAAAAACCATCGGTTCAAGCTTTGATTCATGGCTTAAATCGTCATTATTATAGTATTAGTATTAACTATCGCAAAAATGAATTAGAACAGAAGATGCTGttaaatttacacaaaaaGACGTGGATGGATGGTCTTACCCTTGCTGAATATTCAGAACATAGTAGactgaatgaaaatattgtatctGAGATGCTTGAACTTGCGAAGAATTATAATAAGGTAATGTGttgaaatacaatattaaaaactttttatgaataaaattaagattcCTGAATAAATgtggtaatttaaaaattgactcTTACAGGCATTAGAGGACGAAGAAAAAATGACACCTGAACAATTAGCTATAAAAAATGTGGGTAAACAAGATCCAAAACGGcatttagaagaaaaagtgGATACACTCATGGCTACAAATATTGTTCAGTGTCTGGGTGCTATGCTCGATACagttgtatttaaataactatttcttAAACGACAATTTGCactatattattaaaaatacatcttTTTGAAATGTGTTCATAACCTGTACTCAAAAATAGTGCATACaatacagaatttttttactattttttttttcaattttttacttccattcatacaaaaaaaaatggtaatagTAGAATGTATATAAGCAggtttatatacttttatttaaagtgtacTTATAAATTTGGTaggtatttatatattacatgcGACTCATCATTCGTTACAAGGTAAGTGAAACATGTATGTCTAAAACAGAGATGAAATAgtctaatataaaattaaacatgatGCAGGATAAAAATGCTGCACACTGTtgcacatttttaaaaatgtaaattagaaaaatagtattacagtaaataaaatataaaataaatgatcacatttgcaaaatattttaatactctGCAAATAGAAGTAATACGCTATGTACATTtgttgatataaaatattgtaactgtatacacttttattatttccgaAGTTTATGGAACTTAACTTCcaatagtaatttttattttattcatacattaccattaatagaaaaaatgatGCTGTATTATTGTAAGTTTTGGAATATAATCTGAGCGATTATTAAATGtagattgttttcaattacgaTCTGTACAAGCTTATAGGACATATGAAGTATTCTCTGTAATTTAATACGGTGAATAATACACAGAGTGTTCGATAATTAGTGATACAAGCAAAAGGGGagtgattctacatgaaaaactAAGTCGAAAATTCGTTATAACGAGACATGATCCAGTACACCCGTCCCcggcgaaaattcaaagtccattttttcgaaaacgaagccttacatgaaaaattttatgtattttatattttcgacttattttttatgtaaaatcaCCCCCttttcgcttgtaccaccagttatCGAAAactctgtatatgtatagacGACAAAAATTCcctttttacaaattcaaagTTATAAAATGGGATATATTTcctgaaaattgattttatatagAAGAGACGTTCTCTTGTATGAAATATCGTATTTTTTCCCTTTACATTCACGAAAAGATTATCATATCCTTTTAACAAGTACATATTTTAAGTGTGTTCAACTTGGTAGTGCTTCATGATCTtgatctttatttttcttttttttctttttctttttctcctctttAACTGGTGTTTcctataaatagaaattgataGATAGATTGATAGATACTTCAATTCTTTATGAACATTAAAAATGCTCTTACCTGACTTTCACCTTCAACTACCATTGAATCATCAGCTTCAGATTCagttttttccttctttttcttctttttctctttcttgtctttctttttctctttcggtGATGCTGTTTCTGGATCTTCAGGTTGTTCTTGCTTTATGGGAACATCGAGTGCAGGTTTTGGAATAGTTTCTTCCCATTTGCGCTTTTGAGCCGCAGTATCAGTAGTACCATTCTCCTCactctaattaaaataacatttacgaTGTGTGTTATCgatgtaatttatgtatagaatgaataaaattccattaattttttccttattaaaaaagatagaGAAAGGAGACAGAAGTGTAATGCCTACTTTGATGCTAACTGCAGTATAGTCTGTATAATTTGTCAACCAATCAGCAGGCGTATTTTCATTCGGTTTTCCgtatttatctaattttccTTCAATTATCATGCGTTTCTTTACAGAAGCTTTTGGTCCTAAACCCCATTTCCTCGGGTATGCATCTCTTTCCATGAttactctttttatttttgcagcGACACCATGATCGCAAGCCGTCATTGTGGGAGATGTCATTAATGCTATAGCTATAatagtaaaagaaattcatcagtaaaattattctaaattacttactttgtaaaaatttaatgtaagtTGTGTATATGTGTACATTAAATAAGTGAGAGCATATATTTCTTTAGTAAGTGAAACAATATGGagtataatttctaataattttcaatcatGTTTCGATCATTACCATTATTTATACTCTATGAaaagtttttctatttattattgtaaatatgaataaaacgTATGCTCTCACTTATGACGATAGATGAAGTTTCGTACTATACATATAAGTgttgaattttctaaatacatCAACACTTAAATTAATGCTAATAATGTGTGGCAGTGCtatattactttgaaaatttatttaccaagTGCTATAGCTTCGCCTTTGGTTGTTACTATTACAATTTCCTGGTTTAGTTCTATACCATCATCATACATCAGAATACCTGGCAGCATAATTTTAGCCCCATAGCAAATAGCATTTACCTATCAATGTAATTATGTAGCatcataaagaaatataatctaattaaaaaaattgtctataaaaagaTGTAAATACATACTGCACTAtcttttacaataattctCTTATGTTTCACAAGGAGAGCTTCCAAAGGTTTAATTACTCTCCTTAAATACGACTCGTCTCCATGATTTTCATATAACCATTGGGCATCGAGTACATCATGCATTGTAACCATTTCATCCTTTTCAGACTGCACGCCTGAACGATTTCGACGTAGTTCTTGCATTTGGCAACCAGTGCCTAAGAACAGACCAAGATGAACGCACATAGTTCTGATATAAGAACCAGCCTCGCAACTAACTCTGAAAACTCCCATATTCCGTTCTTCATCATAGTCAAGGAACCAACTGTCATAAACTGTTCTGACACGAAGTTGACGCTTAACTGCGGATATAAGTGGAGGCCTTTGGAAAAGTGCGCCACGTAATTTTTCCAATGCTTGCTTTACCTACATTGTTTCATTACtacgattaatttattaaagtaaaattaagaCAATCTCAGACaggtgaataataaattacctTTTGAACACTTTCTGGTGcagaatgtaatttaaaaactgaaaCATATTCTTTTCCGGCAGACTGTTGTGATTTGGCTAATTTAGTTGCTCTATCAATACATACTATTAAACAACCAGATACCTTTGGATCTAAGGTACCAGAGTGACCAGTCTTTTCTACTTTCAAAATTCTCTTTATCCATGCAACAACTTCATGCGATGATGGATTGCATGGTTTATCAAGATTAATACAGCCAGATTTTACATACTCGGATAAAGAGCGATGTAATGGTGTCGAGCCACAAGTTAAAGGTGTGAAATGTTTTGTACGGGTAAgcattttatcaaaattctgaaataatattaattcatatcaATTCTCAGTCATAAATACGTAAAAACCATTATTCGTCTAGTTAcaacataaatttcttttcacatTATGTACCTTAAATAGAAGAGGCCAATCTTTGTATTCTAGCTTTACAATATCAGTGGATGGTTCAATTTGACACTTCATTGTAGCTTGTATTTCTCCAAGCGATTTCTTCTTACTCTTCTTCTTACTTTTATCTACAAACAAGAAATCAAAGTTAACCTATAAATACATAACCGTTTTAATCATCGACATATGTACTTTCAGAATGTAATAACCGTATACATgtatggaaaattaattttaatataaagtaGCCCCACTAAACATATACAACACATTGTACTTGATGTAATATCTTCGATcggaattattattctatataaaaacaCGTGTTTGCCGCTAAACATCTAA contains:
- the LOC128880889 gene encoding COX assembly mitochondrial protein homolog, encoding MVSESENMKIMSENVKRSVLTSKYSGGSHNLGDPNDKSLRKVETEVLIPQKMRQKAKEEKCSEEVKEFAKCCTDSSYLMVIKCRDQNSALKACLTKWYTDEKFKELCTQEYIEERSAYRRTGIKQGNLHRAV
- the LOC128880886 gene encoding tRNA-splicing endonuclease subunit Sen2; translation: MNLREPKKKRHVKLKEELPFPIVVGDKNEWITYTAHLTDLGSCIIEPNEIVAVHSMGFFGKGSLSRGFPSFGKARYGAPPVIRERQWIRRQEWLKQFNELSMESNNSKCTDFEENKDEFSHTRDLQENEKLSKSPEKENAPEIIEIDTNFVSSDKCSREDHPPIMKGMEVNEIDLDLTVEDDACIIVNKDFNKQSQNTKCNNKESVVNEEKEESYCFEDFNFKEDSICFINDDTDVQSKLLVLPNSDSETENYLKEIQPKIERGSFPVQETLHLTFEETFFLLYGLGCLNLVGFDGNLLDIDSAWHLFCKADKNFVQKYVVYHYFRSKGWVVKPGLKYGGDFLLYKQGPPFYHASYIVIVDVLEADSLMRDQNKSMHKSTWNQLLGLDRLSETAAKEILFAQVLWPSSVSQTSSILNVDVLSEFTVRELLWRRWNPKHNRDVEEEDDDSC
- the LOC128880885 gene encoding H/ACA ribonucleoprotein complex subunit 4; amino-acid sequence: MADSDKSKKKSKKKSLGEIQATMKCQIEPSTDIVKLEYKDWPLLFKNFDKMLTRTKHFTPLTCGSTPLHRSLSEYVKSGCINLDKPCNPSSHEVVAWIKRILKVEKTGHSGTLDPKVSGCLIVCIDRATKLAKSQQSAGKEYVSVFKLHSAPESVQKVKQALEKLRGALFQRPPLISAVKRQLRVRTVYDSWFLDYDEERNMGVFRVSCEAGSYIRTMCVHLGLFLGTGCQMQELRRNRSGVQSEKDEMVTMHDVLDAQWLYENHGDESYLRRVIKPLEALLVKHKRIIVKDSAVNAICYGAKIMLPGILMYDDGIELNQEIVIVTTKGEAIALAIALMTSPTMTACDHGVAAKIKRVIMERDAYPRKWGLGPKASVKKRMIIEGKLDKYGKPNENTPADWLTNYTDYTAVSIKSEENGTTDTAAQKRKWEETIPKPALDVPIKQEQPEDPETASPKEKKKDKKEKKKKKKEKTESEADDSMVVEGESQETPVKEEKKKKKKKKNKDQDHEALPS
- the LOC128880888 gene encoding 26S proteasome non-ATPase regulatory subunit 14; the protein is MDRLLRLGGGMPGLNQGPPTSDAPVVDTAEQVYISSLALLKMLKHGRAGVPMEVMGLMLGEFVDDYTVRVIDVFAMPQTGTGVSVEAVDPVFQAKMLDMLKQTGRPEMVVGWYHSHPGFGCWLSGVDINTQQSFEALSERAVAVVIDPIQSVKGKVVIDAFRLINPNMMVLGQEPRQTTSNLGHLQKPSVQALIHGLNRHYYSISINYRKNELEQKMLLNLHKKTWMDGLTLAEYSEHSRLNENIVSEMLELAKNYNKALEDEEKMTPEQLAIKNVGKQDPKRHLEEKVDTLMATNIVQCLGAMLDTVVFK